Proteins encoded within one genomic window of Phototrophicus methaneseepsis:
- a CDS encoding class I SAM-dependent methyltransferase, protein MFTALLNRRTICPEWQKIPWHEADFSRRMLAEHLNQMHDLASRRFSVIDQHVHWIHRKVLKSQAANVLDLGCGPGFYTGRLAALGHTCVGVDISPASIAYAREHNPGAEYILNDVRLVDYAKNQDLILMIYGELNAFSPQDAKTIIKKAYAALKPGGKLLLEVHTAEATQRFGKEPATWHTAQSGLFSDEPYLCLMETTYEADHTVFNYYVYAADSGEMTRYTSMLHTYTDDEYRQLLQDFSHVLFYPSLTGIIETSDLFVIVAEK, encoded by the coding sequence ATGTTTACAGCCCTGTTGAACCGCCGTACTATTTGCCCAGAATGGCAGAAAATTCCGTGGCATGAAGCCGATTTTAGCCGTCGGATGCTGGCAGAGCATTTAAACCAGATGCACGACCTTGCCAGTCGTCGCTTTAGTGTCATTGACCAGCACGTTCATTGGATTCATCGGAAGGTGCTTAAGAGCCAAGCTGCTAATGTGCTTGATTTAGGCTGTGGGCCGGGCTTTTATACAGGTCGCCTTGCAGCTCTGGGTCATACCTGTGTGGGTGTGGATATTTCACCAGCATCTATTGCCTATGCTCGCGAGCATAATCCAGGAGCAGAATACATTCTCAACGACGTCCGTTTGGTTGACTATGCGAAGAATCAGGATCTCATTTTGATGATTTATGGCGAGCTTAACGCCTTCTCCCCACAGGATGCCAAAACCATCATCAAGAAAGCATACGCGGCCCTCAAACCAGGGGGCAAACTGCTTCTGGAAGTCCATACTGCTGAAGCAACACAGCGATTCGGCAAAGAACCAGCGACATGGCATACAGCCCAGAGCGGCTTATTCTCCGATGAGCCATACCTATGCTTGATGGAAACGACTTATGAGGCAGACCATACGGTATTCAACTACTACGTCTACGCAGCCGATTCTGGCGAAATGACGCGATATACAAGTATGCTGCACACCTATACAGATGACGAATATCGCCAGCTCCTGCAGGATTTTAGCCATGTGCTATTTTACCCTTCACTGACTGGCATAATCGAAACGTCGGATCTATTCGTGATTGTTGCGGAAAAATAG
- a CDS encoding phytoene desaturase family protein, with product MKQSSVIVIGAGIAGITTAAHLAQHGMKVTVFEKNQRPGGRCDYFIREGHRFDTGPTLLIMPKVYEAEFAALGTSLSERLELQRVDPTYHLVFDDGSHIALTSDMKALRDQVESIEPGSFAGLLRYLQEGQRHYDAAMAHLVNRDFRRAWDFFSPANIPLLINVKPLVPHYRNMSSYFKEPRLKAAFTFQDVYMGLSPFEAPATFSMMPYTELAHGVWYPKGGMSRVVDALVDIATEAGVEFVYETAVEQIDVHGKQARGVVLEDGRYVAADIVIANADLPYVYQNLLPDQKAAKAMENKRYSCSVISFFWGVDKVYSQLGAHTLFLADDYRENFVSIIDELSLPQHPSLYIHAPTRLDSSLAPEGEDTLIAIVPVGHMGKKTEQDWVDTRERARQAVFDRLAQMGITDLQDHIKFETNYTPLSWRKRYNLVKGATHGLSHTLMQLAYMRPHNRHARYHNVYFAGASTHPGTGVPTALICGHQVADRVMDDLHMSN from the coding sequence ATGAAACAATCATCTGTTATTGTTATTGGCGCCGGTATCGCTGGGATTACCACGGCTGCACATCTGGCACAGCATGGGATGAAGGTGACCGTCTTTGAGAAGAATCAACGTCCAGGGGGGCGCTGCGATTACTTCATACGAGAAGGGCATCGGTTTGACACGGGGCCAACGCTCCTGATCATGCCAAAGGTGTATGAGGCGGAGTTCGCTGCTCTGGGTACTTCGCTTAGTGAACGCCTGGAGCTGCAGCGCGTTGACCCAACATATCACCTGGTGTTCGATGATGGGAGCCACATTGCCCTCACTTCCGACATGAAAGCCCTGCGGGACCAGGTGGAATCTATTGAGCCGGGGAGTTTTGCGGGGTTGCTGCGCTATTTGCAGGAAGGGCAGCGGCATTATGATGCGGCGATGGCTCACTTAGTCAACCGAGATTTTCGTCGGGCGTGGGATTTTTTCTCACCGGCGAATATTCCCTTGCTGATCAATGTCAAGCCACTGGTGCCGCATTATCGCAATATGTCGTCTTACTTTAAAGAACCCAGACTGAAGGCGGCTTTCACATTCCAGGATGTGTATATGGGGTTGAGCCCGTTTGAAGCCCCTGCAACCTTCTCCATGATGCCATATACAGAGCTTGCTCATGGGGTTTGGTATCCGAAAGGCGGCATGTCCCGCGTCGTAGATGCACTTGTGGATATCGCGACAGAAGCGGGCGTTGAGTTTGTGTATGAAACAGCCGTTGAACAGATTGACGTACATGGGAAGCAGGCTCGCGGTGTGGTCCTGGAAGATGGACGTTATGTCGCGGCGGATATCGTTATTGCCAACGCGGATTTGCCTTATGTCTATCAGAATTTGCTGCCAGATCAAAAGGCGGCGAAGGCGATGGAAAATAAGCGCTATTCATGCTCCGTTATCAGCTTTTTCTGGGGTGTGGATAAAGTCTATTCGCAGCTAGGGGCGCATACACTGTTCCTGGCAGATGATTATCGCGAAAACTTCGTCAGCATCATTGATGAGCTTTCACTGCCACAGCACCCCAGCTTATATATCCATGCTCCGACTCGGCTGGATTCGTCACTCGCGCCTGAAGGCGAAGATACGCTCATTGCGATTGTCCCGGTAGGGCACATGGGCAAGAAGACGGAGCAAGATTGGGTAGATACACGAGAGCGAGCTCGTCAGGCGGTGTTTGATCGGCTTGCGCAGATGGGTATCACGGATTTGCAGGATCATATTAAGTTTGAGACGAACTACACGCCTTTATCATGGCGCAAGCGTTACAACCTCGTCAAAGGTGCAACACATGGTCTTTCTCATACGTTGATGCAGTTGGCCTATATGCGGCCCCATAATCGCCATGCTCGCTACCATAATGTGTATTTTGCTGGTGCGAGTACACATCCTGGGACAGGTGTGCCAACTGCGTTGATCTGTGGGCACCAGGTAGCAGACCGCGTTATGGATGATCTGCATATGAGCAATTAA
- a CDS encoding squalene/phytoene synthase family protein, giving the protein MLKLSLVGPLIMVQPKQDPYLRNYPQEPGDIAALPMAITRAASKQTYYTIRFLVDRDRVLDAYRAYAYFRWVDDTLDQSDMSLAERLAFVDRQQQLLACAMERVWPFDLMPEEQLLADLLHSRPGQEEGLQAYLQNMMAVMAFDANRRRQIITEKELADYSQWLSVAVTEALHYFIGHDRYSPQGQARYLAVIGAHITHMLRDTLEDAEAGYFNISSEFISATGLDPMDVASEHYREWAEQRVQQARACFRAGKDYLAQVKSARCRMAGYAYTVRFEQVLNAIERDHFRLRRDYPERKSLYAATRMMSAALLGSLRA; this is encoded by the coding sequence ATGTTGAAGCTCTCGCTTGTAGGTCCGCTGATAATGGTGCAGCCAAAACAGGACCCATATTTACGAAATTATCCTCAAGAGCCCGGCGATATCGCTGCACTGCCTATGGCGATTACCAGGGCGGCCAGCAAGCAGACCTATTATACGATTCGTTTTCTCGTTGATCGGGATCGTGTTCTGGATGCATACCGGGCCTATGCCTATTTTCGCTGGGTGGACGATACGCTCGATCAGAGTGATATGTCTCTTGCTGAGCGGCTGGCCTTTGTTGATCGTCAACAGCAGTTGTTAGCTTGTGCGATGGAGCGCGTATGGCCTTTTGATCTGATGCCAGAAGAGCAGTTGCTCGCAGACCTTTTACATAGTCGCCCAGGGCAAGAAGAAGGTTTACAGGCATATCTCCAGAATATGATGGCCGTCATGGCTTTCGATGCGAATCGGCGGCGCCAGATTATCACTGAGAAAGAGCTAGCTGATTATTCACAGTGGCTTTCCGTAGCGGTGACAGAAGCGCTGCATTATTTCATCGGGCATGATCGGTATTCACCACAAGGGCAGGCGCGCTACTTGGCTGTGATTGGCGCACATATCACGCATATGCTGCGCGACACGCTCGAAGATGCTGAAGCTGGCTATTTCAATATATCCAGTGAGTTTATCTCTGCCACAGGGCTGGATCCTATGGATGTTGCGAGCGAGCATTATCGGGAATGGGCCGAGCAACGGGTGCAGCAGGCACGTGCGTGCTTCAGAGCTGGTAAGGACTATCTGGCGCAGGTGAAGAGTGCACGCTGCCGTATGGCGGGGTATGCCTATACTGTGCGCTTTGAGCAGGTACTCAACGCGATTGAGCGGGATCATTTTCGGCTGCGGCGAGATTATCCCGAACGGAAAAGTTTATACGCGGCGACGCGCATGATGAGCGCAGCACTATTAGGATCATTGAGGGCATAA
- a CDS encoding LacI family DNA-binding transcriptional regulator, translated as MKKLTISQIANLAGVSKATVSRVLNGYPHISPEIREKVQAVIQETGFQRNNVARLLASNRSNIIGLVIPSGAKAVFTDPYFPAVTQGITQFCNQNQLTLALFVFHSEDEGMDTIKNILTAGLVDGLVITADRKDDYFIPRLIEHQMPFVVLGRPEKNIQDISYVDTDNVGGAYMATKHLLELGHRRIGIVACNTNSAGDDRYKGYLQALEEYDIDTNPCLIAYGDFSLNSGYEATRRLIPEKPDAIFVSSDTMALGGLQALREVGLTVPDDIAIVGYDDLPPAVQAGPPLTTVRQPIEKSGLLAAEILMGILDEEITPPHQVVLPNQLIIRASSGAT; from the coding sequence ATGAAAAAGCTTACTATCTCACAAATTGCAAATCTGGCAGGCGTTTCTAAAGCAACAGTTTCACGTGTTCTCAATGGATACCCGCACATCAGCCCAGAAATTCGTGAGAAGGTACAAGCAGTCATTCAGGAAACCGGCTTTCAAAGGAACAATGTTGCCAGGTTACTCGCTTCAAACCGCTCAAATATCATCGGTTTAGTAATCCCAAGCGGTGCAAAAGCTGTCTTTACAGATCCGTACTTCCCTGCCGTTACACAAGGAATTACACAATTCTGTAACCAGAACCAACTAACGCTCGCACTCTTTGTCTTCCATTCCGAGGATGAAGGGATGGATACCATTAAAAATATCCTGACCGCTGGCTTGGTTGATGGACTTGTGATCACAGCAGACCGCAAAGATGATTATTTCATACCAAGATTGATTGAGCACCAAATGCCTTTTGTTGTACTGGGGCGACCAGAAAAAAACATTCAGGATATCAGTTACGTCGATACAGATAATGTTGGCGGGGCCTATATGGCAACCAAGCACCTGCTAGAGCTTGGTCATCGTCGTATCGGCATTGTCGCTTGCAACACCAACTCTGCGGGCGATGATCGCTACAAAGGCTATCTGCAAGCCCTGGAAGAATATGATATCGACACAAACCCATGCCTGATCGCTTACGGCGACTTTTCCTTAAATAGCGGGTACGAAGCAACGAGGCGACTCATCCCAGAGAAGCCAGACGCCATTTTTGTCTCATCAGATACGATGGCATTAGGCGGATTACAGGCACTCAGAGAAGTTGGGCTCACCGTCCCGGATGACATAGCCATTGTTGGTTACGATGACTTGCCACCCGCAGTTCAGGCTGGCCCACCATTGACCACCGTGCGACAGCCTATTGAAAAATCGGGCTTGCTCGCAGCAGAAATTCTCATGGGGATACTAGACGAGGAGATTACCCCGCCTCATCAGGTGGTCCTTCCAAATCAGTTAATTATTCGTGCCAGTAGTGGCGCGACATAA
- a CDS encoding ABC transporter substrate-binding protein, whose translation MRNNRSISLFTIISILIALTFGSVQAQEPVQIRWYVGLGAGTDAPLVEAQQAIVDEFNASQSDIVVTLEIVDNDQAYDVLSTQIAAGNAPDIIGPMGIRGRASYPGAWLDLEPLIESTSYDLSDFDEALVDSYYIEGEGQLGIPFAVYPSFMLYNKELFDEAGIPYPPSEYGEPYVDWEGNEREWNIETMSEIAKILTVDGEGNDATMEEFNTEDVVQFGYATMMTDVRGRDTLFGAGNFVDEEGNAVIPENWREAEHWFHNAMWEEYYVPNAVYGTSELMGGSSGNPFNTGNLGMGTIHVWYLGWGTADLDAEWDFAPVPSYNGTATAKLHSDTFGILNTTDHPEEAFTVLSYLLGEKAQELTALYGGMPARLSLQESYFENLISTLSDGYPNTDWASKNWDVVVAGLSYPDNPNHEEGMPAFLEASARYGEYSQFVDNNADADVDAELDKLRDDLQAIFDAAADQ comes from the coding sequence ATGCGCAACAACAGAAGTATCTCTTTATTCACCATTATCAGCATTTTGATCGCCCTCACCTTTGGTTCCGTCCAAGCTCAGGAACCCGTTCAGATTCGCTGGTATGTTGGTCTGGGTGCTGGTACCGACGCACCGCTCGTAGAAGCACAACAAGCTATCGTTGACGAATTCAACGCATCACAAAGCGACATCGTCGTCACCCTGGAAATCGTTGATAACGACCAGGCTTATGACGTACTCAGCACGCAGATTGCAGCCGGTAATGCCCCGGACATCATTGGTCCGATGGGTATCCGTGGTCGCGCATCCTACCCCGGTGCATGGCTGGACCTGGAACCGCTGATCGAAAGCACAAGCTATGATCTGAGCGACTTCGATGAAGCGCTTGTTGATTCCTACTACATTGAAGGCGAAGGCCAGCTGGGTATTCCGTTTGCTGTGTATCCTTCCTTCATGCTGTACAACAAAGAACTCTTCGACGAAGCAGGCATCCCCTACCCGCCCAGCGAATACGGTGAACCGTATGTTGACTGGGAAGGCAACGAACGTGAGTGGAACATTGAAACCATGAGCGAAATTGCCAAAATCCTGACCGTCGATGGCGAGGGCAACGACGCCACGATGGAAGAATTCAACACAGAAGACGTCGTTCAGTTTGGTTATGCAACCATGATGACCGATGTTCGTGGCCGCGACACCCTGTTTGGTGCTGGCAACTTCGTCGATGAAGAAGGCAACGCCGTCATCCCAGAGAACTGGCGCGAAGCTGAACATTGGTTCCACAACGCGATGTGGGAAGAATACTACGTCCCGAATGCAGTCTATGGCACCAGCGAACTGATGGGTGGCTCCAGCGGTAACCCGTTCAATACCGGCAACCTCGGTATGGGCACCATCCATGTTTGGTACCTCGGCTGGGGTACAGCAGACCTGGACGCTGAATGGGACTTCGCTCCTGTACCTTCCTACAATGGCACCGCAACCGCAAAACTGCACTCAGATACATTCGGTATCCTGAACACCACCGATCATCCTGAAGAAGCTTTCACCGTCCTCAGCTACCTGCTGGGTGAAAAAGCACAGGAACTGACCGCCCTCTATGGTGGCATGCCCGCACGCCTCAGCCTGCAGGAAAGCTACTTCGAAAACTTGATCTCCACCCTGTCCGATGGTTACCCCAACACCGATTGGGCTTCCAAGAACTGGGATGTGGTTGTCGCTGGCCTGAGCTATCCTGACAACCCGAACCATGAAGAAGGTATGCCTGCCTTCCTCGAAGCCAGTGCCCGTTACGGCGAATATTCGCAGTTTGTTGATAACAACGCGGATGCAGATGTTGATGCCGAACTGGATAAACTGCGCGACGATCTCCAGGCAATCTTTGACGCCGCAGCAGATCAATAG
- a CDS encoding carbohydrate ABC transporter permease, which produces MRWQEARWGLFFISPWLIGFAIFYLVPMIASLVFSTYNFTLSAPDEARFVGLQNWQRMLFEDPKTWESLFVTFRFALISLPVGMVTAFLLAVLLNSKNLIGRNIFRTLFYAPTMVPLIAAILIWSAVLNPQTGWINRVVEFFGVQAVGVNGLRWLDDPSLIYIAYTFIGLYGIGNAILINLASLQGVPTELYEAAEIDGANWLRRLWTITIPMVTPVIFYNLILSVVGLLQYFIVPWVLNGGSGYPEGMTNFYMIYFYKQAFTFQNMGYGAALAWLMFIVALVITLFLFATGRYWVYYSGDTGNDD; this is translated from the coding sequence ATGCGTTGGCAAGAAGCACGGTGGGGTCTCTTTTTTATTAGTCCCTGGCTTATCGGATTCGCGATCTTCTATCTGGTTCCAATGATCGCTTCTCTGGTCTTTTCGACCTATAATTTTACCCTTTCCGCCCCTGATGAAGCGCGATTTGTCGGTTTGCAAAACTGGCAGCGCATGCTGTTTGAAGATCCCAAAACCTGGGAATCGCTCTTTGTAACGTTCCGCTTTGCCCTCATCTCTCTGCCTGTCGGCATGGTGACGGCCTTCTTACTAGCGGTCCTGCTAAACTCGAAAAATCTCATCGGGCGTAACATATTCCGCACCCTGTTCTACGCCCCAACGATGGTTCCGTTAATTGCTGCCATTTTGATCTGGTCAGCCGTATTGAACCCGCAAACAGGCTGGATCAACCGCGTTGTTGAGTTCTTCGGCGTCCAAGCCGTCGGGGTTAATGGCCTACGCTGGCTGGATGATCCCTCCCTCATTTATATTGCCTATACGTTCATTGGCCTCTATGGCATCGGCAATGCGATTCTGATCAACTTGGCAAGCTTACAGGGTGTTCCAACTGAATTATACGAAGCAGCAGAAATTGATGGTGCAAACTGGCTGCGTCGTCTGTGGACAATCACAATTCCGATGGTCACGCCCGTGATTTTCTATAATCTCATCCTGAGCGTCGTCGGTCTATTGCAATACTTCATTGTCCCGTGGGTTTTGAATGGTGGTAGCGGCTATCCAGAAGGTATGACCAACTTCTACATGATCTACTTCTACAAACAGGCCTTTACCTTCCAAAATATGGGCTATGGCGCAGCACTAGCCTGGTTAATGTTCATTGTAGCGCTGGTGATCACACTCTTCCTATTCGCCACAGGCCGCTACTGGGTTTATTACTCTGGGGATACCGGCAATGACGACTAA
- a CDS encoding carbohydrate ABC transporter permease, giving the protein MTTKSKDLSYYQRAKRQREILVSGAVTLLGIILLSIYLMPLGYGVITSLKTKAQVSDPDAPILPSENVVFTYEGERYDVLNVPTDDGIQEWALVKKGRGSSTFLDINNPEAGPIEWEGNWRSLEPVRELDVQWSNYPDAWNTIRFPRLLWNTLVYAFVTMIGTLIASSMVAYGFARFRFPFKNILFVVLISTIILPPAVTLVPTYAFFVNVLHWGGTWLPLIVPQMFGNAYNVFLLRQYFMTIPKEMEEAARIDGAGPIRTFISVILPQAAPALTAVALFHFFFAWNDFFGPLIYLAGNRDANPITVGLTEFNGLYNSDTQLILAAAIISMVLPLTIFFIAQRVFIQGIVITGVDK; this is encoded by the coding sequence ATGACGACTAAATCAAAAGACCTGTCCTACTACCAGAGGGCAAAACGGCAGCGGGAAATATTAGTTAGTGGTGCGGTAACCCTGCTTGGCATCATCCTGCTCTCCATTTATTTGATGCCATTGGGCTATGGAGTCATCACCTCACTGAAAACCAAGGCGCAGGTATCGGACCCCGATGCACCGATCTTACCTTCGGAAAATGTCGTCTTCACCTACGAAGGTGAAAGATACGATGTACTCAACGTACCGACAGATGATGGCATTCAAGAATGGGCACTTGTTAAAAAAGGCCGTGGTAGCAGCACATTCCTGGATATCAACAATCCAGAAGCTGGCCCAATCGAATGGGAAGGTAACTGGCGCAGTCTGGAGCCCGTCCGTGAGCTGGACGTGCAATGGAGCAACTACCCGGATGCATGGAACACGATTCGCTTCCCACGTCTGTTGTGGAACACGCTCGTTTATGCTTTCGTCACGATGATTGGTACGCTCATTGCTTCATCAATGGTCGCCTACGGCTTTGCAAGGTTCCGGTTCCCGTTTAAGAACATCCTGTTTGTGGTGCTCATTTCAACGATCATCTTGCCGCCAGCGGTTACACTCGTGCCGACATATGCCTTCTTTGTGAATGTACTCCATTGGGGTGGTACGTGGCTGCCACTCATCGTACCACAGATGTTTGGTAACGCTTATAACGTCTTCTTGCTGCGGCAGTACTTCATGACGATCCCGAAAGAAATGGAAGAAGCCGCCCGTATTGATGGTGCAGGCCCAATCCGCACCTTCATTTCGGTGATCTTGCCACAGGCGGCCCCTGCCCTGACGGCTGTTGCGCTGTTCCACTTCTTCTTCGCGTGGAACGATTTCTTCGGCCCATTGATCTACCTAGCTGGTAACCGTGATGCAAACCCCATCACCGTTGGCTTGACCGAGTTCAACGGTCTGTACAACTCAGATACGCAGCTCATTCTGGCAGCAGCCATTATCTCGATGGTCCTGCCGCTGACGATCTTCTTCATCGCACAGCGCGTATTCATCCAGGGTATCGTCATCACAGGCGTTGATAAATAA
- a CDS encoding family 16 glycosylhydrolase produces the protein MKQSQRWLTFVSLVVSVMFVGVAAAQGPQLAPEGEANETYNAPFPVHITLDGDFNDWNGVPRVQMGQGVGRPAVNFAAAADQENLYLWGEVIDDNIISGEHEENYWNEDSLEFYLNGTGDLDLTSYTDGIAQLTIPPLNIGAASEDMVFAGVNYESLNADVIVVETNRGWAVEVAIPLKSDTWEIVPEQDLQMGFQVHLNAASESNRDTKLIWSKFDTSDASYQNPSVFGRLTFYEVASEPEMTGEYFFRSELSEDGLVDDFENGIWMGNAGPDSRIGLVPGDSTTLAIQQVLPETALALPEQDTVKNILAVQYDAEDSSYTHAFTNGLNATTQDWSVYNALGMWLYGTGAPVDVIVNANGTYRYNLEATQSGWQYIIIPFTLFTNEADDDALDASAVEGYGVSLSSVTTSGTLYLDTVQLYIAEDTSVIHISDAHPLETFIVDESIGWESREWNLVWSDDFDGDSGEPINDEYWTCEIGGEGWGNNEWEYYTTSLDNVSQTGDGTLAITALRGQPENGDRCWYGQCAFTSARCTTQDKVEFTYGRVEARIKIPGTQAIWPAFWMLAANFQQVPWPNSGEIDIMENVGYEPEAVHGTIHGPGYSGASGIGNSYRMDDLSAFADDFHTYAIDWDPYVIRWYVDGELFSTISMNDVGGYEWVYDHDFFIIMNVAVGGSWPGTPDETTEMPQQMLIDYVRVYEAASE, from the coding sequence ATGAAGCAATCCCAAAGATGGCTCACTTTTGTTTCGCTAGTAGTCAGTGTGATGTTCGTGGGTGTGGCTGCCGCACAAGGCCCGCAGCTCGCCCCAGAAGGTGAAGCAAACGAAACTTATAACGCGCCCTTCCCCGTCCACATCACACTAGATGGTGACTTCAATGATTGGAATGGCGTCCCACGTGTCCAGATGGGCCAGGGCGTCGGGCGACCTGCTGTTAACTTCGCCGCTGCTGCCGATCAAGAGAACCTCTATCTATGGGGAGAAGTCATTGACGACAACATCATCAGTGGCGAGCATGAGGAAAACTACTGGAATGAAGACTCTCTTGAATTTTACCTCAACGGAACTGGCGATTTAGACCTGACAAGCTATACGGATGGGATCGCTCAACTGACGATCCCACCGCTTAACATCGGCGCAGCGTCAGAAGATATGGTCTTCGCAGGCGTCAACTATGAATCGCTCAACGCAGATGTCATTGTGGTAGAGACGAATCGTGGTTGGGCTGTAGAAGTCGCCATTCCACTCAAAAGCGACACCTGGGAAATTGTACCAGAACAAGATTTGCAAATGGGTTTTCAGGTGCATCTGAATGCTGCGTCGGAATCCAACCGTGATACCAAGCTAATCTGGTCAAAATTCGACACCAGTGATGCGTCTTACCAGAACCCAAGCGTTTTTGGTCGCCTGACCTTTTATGAAGTCGCCAGCGAGCCGGAAATGACCGGGGAATACTTCTTCCGCTCAGAACTAAGCGAAGATGGCCTCGTCGATGATTTTGAAAATGGCATCTGGATGGGTAACGCAGGCCCAGATAGCCGGATTGGCCTGGTACCCGGCGATAGTACAACACTGGCGATACAGCAAGTATTACCAGAAACAGCCCTTGCCCTACCGGAACAAGATACAGTCAAAAATATCCTCGCTGTGCAATATGACGCTGAGGATAGCAGCTACACTCACGCCTTCACAAACGGCCTCAATGCCACCACACAGGATTGGTCTGTCTATAATGCTCTCGGCATGTGGCTCTATGGGACGGGCGCGCCTGTAGATGTTATTGTGAATGCAAACGGCACTTATCGTTACAACCTTGAAGCCACACAAAGCGGCTGGCAATACATCATCATTCCCTTTACCCTCTTCACCAATGAAGCAGACGATGATGCCCTTGATGCATCGGCTGTAGAAGGGTATGGCGTTTCCCTATCCAGCGTAACCACCAGCGGCACACTCTATCTCGACACCGTGCAACTCTACATTGCAGAAGATACCAGCGTCATCCACATAAGTGACGCCCACCCCTTAGAGACCTTCATCGTCGATGAAAGCATCGGTTGGGAAAGCCGCGAATGGAATCTCGTCTGGTCAGATGACTTTGATGGAGATAGTGGAGAGCCTATTAACGACGAATACTGGACCTGTGAAATAGGTGGCGAAGGCTGGGGCAATAACGAGTGGGAATACTACACCACCAGCCTGGATAACGTCTCCCAAACAGGCGATGGCACGCTCGCCATAACAGCCCTACGGGGCCAGCCAGAAAATGGCGACCGCTGCTGGTATGGGCAATGTGCCTTCACGTCGGCACGCTGTACCACGCAGGATAAAGTCGAATTTACATATGGGCGTGTCGAAGCACGGATTAAGATACCAGGTACTCAGGCTATCTGGCCTGCATTCTGGATGCTGGCTGCGAACTTCCAGCAAGTTCCCTGGCCGAACTCCGGTGAAATCGACATTATGGAAAACGTCGGTTACGAACCTGAAGCGGTACATGGCACCATTCATGGCCCAGGCTATAGCGGCGCTAGCGGCATCGGCAACAGCTATCGTATGGATGATCTCTCCGCATTCGCAGACGATTTTCATACCTACGCCATTGATTGGGATCCTTATGTGATTCGCTGGTATGTCGACGGCGAGTTGTTCAGCACCATCAGCATGAATGATGTCGGTGGTTACGAATGGGTCTACGATCATGACTTCTTCATCATTATGAATGTTGCGGTCGGTGGCTCCTGGCCGGGCACTCCGGATGAAACAACCGAGATGCCACAGCAAATGCTCATTGATTACGTGCGCGTTTATGAGGCCGCTTCGGAATAA